In Lolium perenne isolate Kyuss_39 chromosome 5, Kyuss_2.0, whole genome shotgun sequence, the sequence TAAGTTTCTGATTCCAAGTCCACCTTCATTTTTTGGAGTGCAAATATCTTTCCAAGCTCGAAGACAAAGGGATTTGAAATTTGATTCTTCTCTGACTCCTATCCACCAAAAGTTTCTAATAAACGCCGTGAGCTTAGCAATGAACTTTTTGGAGAAAAGAATATTCGACATGTAGTAGACCGGGATGGAGGCGAAAACAGATTTGATAAGTTCAAGTTTGGCAACATGTGAGAGCTTGTCAGCTTTGTAAGTGGAGAGTTTGGATCTGAATTTATGAAGGACAAAGTTGTAAGCTAAAGCTCTATCTTTAGGTGGCAGAATGAGAGGATGTCCAAGATGAATAAAAGTGTTGGTCATAGGTGGAACCGGGAAAATTCGAGTAATAACTTGTGAAGTAGCCAGATCAACATGTTTACTAAAGAGAATACTTGATTTGTTCCAATTCGGAGTTTGACCAGATTGCCTACAAAAGTCTTGAAGAATATTTTTCATTTTAGTCGCTTCTTGGATTGTGGCTTGCCTGCATATTAACAGATCATCTGCAAAAAGAAGCGAGTGTATGGAGGGGCAATTTGGTCCTAGCACCACACCTGCAAGGTTACTTTGAGACATAGCCAGTTGAAGCGCAATCGAAAGCTCATTTATGGCAAGCACAAATAAATAAGGAGAAAGAGGACAACCTTGTCGAATCTCCCTGTTTCCTTTAAACTTGGCAAACGGCTGACCATTAATGATGACCGAGAAAATCAGCGAAGAGACACAAGCATGTATTAAATTAATGAAATGACCATGCAACCCTTTACGTGCCAAGGCGGTAACAATGAAGTTTCATTCTAATCTATCAAAGGCCTTAGCTAAATCAATTTTTTTACATATGAAAGAATTATTTTTCCATGAGCTTAAAGCAAAGGAGTGGGTAACTTCTTGAGCAATGATGATGTTGTTGCTAATTCTCCTACCCTCAATGAAAACTTGTTGTGAAGGATGAATATAATCCAGCAAGTGAGGTTTTAGTCTATTAGCAAGGCACTTGGCTATAATCTAGCTTGTAAATAACATTACACAAACTGATAGGTTGGTAGTCAACCAGAACTAACGGAACAAGCTTCTTAGGAATAAGGGCAATGTGCATTTCATTAATGTGAGATGGCATGATACCTGATGGAAAGAAGTTTCTTACCAGTTGCACCACATCTTGCCCAATCCAATCCCATGTTGCTATGTAGAACTCCACATTAAATCCATCCGGTCCTGGAGATGCATTCCGTTTCATATCCTTGAGAGTTTCCAAGATTTCCTGTTCATCTGGTATGCTATAAGTGTAGTATTTGTCCCAATAAAATGCATGTCGTTGTTAGCATTTGTGGAAGAAAATATGGATATGAAGTAATTCACAAAGGTGTAACTAATTTTGTCAGTCATGAAATGGAGCACATTATTTTCATCTTTAACTCAAACAATAGTatttctccttcttcttttgaTAACAGCATGATGGAAGAAAGAAGTGTTTCCATCTCCATCTTTGGCCCATTGTTTTTTAGCTCTTTGCATATAAAAGTCTGTTAGCttggtcatatattgttcatacctggttgacaaagtcatttGTAAAGCATGATCTTGAAGATGTATTGGTTTCATTTAAATTTGTCTCATTTGTTCTTCTAGATTGCTTATCTCCTGATTGAGTGGCATTTTCTTTTTGCACCACATCTTAAGGGTTCCTGCGAGATGCTTAGTTCTCTTCGAAAAAGATTTGTTAGCAGTAGAGAGCCAATCTTTTTAACACAATTATGAAAATCATCTTTTTTTAGCcaccaattttcaaatttgaaagctCGAGCAATTTTCCTACCAGGACCATCCATAGAAAGAAGAATAGCTGCATGATCACTAAGAGTATGTATAATTACCATGTTATAAATATTGGAAATAGGAAAATCATCACACCATTCAGCATTGACCAAGCAGCGATCTAATCTTTCAAAAATAGGAGTGGATGCAAATCTTCTATTAGTCTAAGTTTAAGCAGGCCCACTATAACCAAATCGAATAAGCCACAATTTTTAACAAAAGCACGGAAAGCATACATACGAGTACGATTTATATTAGACTTGCTTTTATCCATATCATACAGAAGCTCATTCATGCCTCCCATACATAACATTGGAAGGTTGTGATTATCATACACAAAAGCAGCAACCTCCACCCATATAGTACTATAGTATTACAGTGGTAAGGATCACCGTAAATACAAACTAAGCCAAACCTAATATTATTGAGAGTATGTACAACAGTAGCTAGGATGGTATGAAAATTAGAGGCATGAACACTAACTTGGAGATCATCATTCCACATCAACCAAAGCCCACCCGAGCGTCTTCGGAAGGGCACTACAAAACTATTATTCATGTTAAACCTAACATTAAGATCAACATCTTTGAATTTAGAGGATTTAATTTTCGATATGAAAGTTACCTTAGGTTTCGCAGAGTGGATCATCCTGGCAAGATGCAACATTTTGCACTACTGAGGCTCTTGCCCATACCCCCGCAGTTCCAGCCCAAGGCCTTCATGGCGCATGTGGCGCCTCAGAGGTCTAGCACTGATGGAGAACGGATTTTTGTCCAATCAATTCCAAGAGAAATAAAATACAAAAAGGATTGAGATATGCCGATGATGGGGTATAGTGTTGGTCGTTGACTGGATCCAAGGAGGGGTAAAGGGTCGGGAGGGAGTGGAGAGTGGATCTTGGGGGAACAGCAGGGCGAGGCCGACGGCGGCTAGGAGAATCGGACCAGCAAGGTTTCCTAGCAGAGAACTCTTCTCGTTTCTAGAAGATTCAGAAGAAAAGGCTTGGGGATTTAGCGATGGAGAGAACCAGATCAAGGGAGTAGATACAAGAGTATAGAGTAGAATCAGAAAAGAGAAAAAAATATCATTATTTATAAGATCAATTACATATAATTTAAAAATATACTTTATGACGATTATAATACAATAGATTTTATATTGTAGTCATAGATGTTAATATTGTTTCTAGTTATTTGGTCAAAATTTACAAATTTTAACTTTGATTAAATATAGAACCCGAGGTAATTGTGATGGCTAAGTTTTGACTAGTATAAGTATATAAACGAATATTGAGGAAGAGCATCTCTACGATTGTTTCTCTTCTCGTGACCCGTTGTCGCTGCTTGATGTGTCGACTGCCCTGAGCGCGAGGGCATGGACATGATCGTCGCTGAGGCGCTTGACCTTGAGAAGAGTGATGATATCGACGCGTCAGTCTCTCTCGTCTGGGTTCGGCAAGCAGGTGGTTCCTATAGGTGATGGGTTGCTAAATTAGGAATTTTGACACCTCTTCCGAGAGATTCCGTTTTTAGGAAGATTTGTATTTTTTTGCCACCTTGGTTGCTACCTATTCTGGGTGTGATAGTCCAAGATCAGCCTTTGGGGAGGAGAAATCTAACGAGTGTAGAAGCAAGAAGAGGGGTGTTACCACAAAAGCATATATAGTTGCTTGATTGTCCTTTCGCCTTAGCCTATCTTTACCAGCGCGTTGTAGGTATGTCGCGTGTAGAACGTTCGTACATGTGACTCTGCGAGCTCATGTGTTGGCATCATTGTGTGTGACTTTGTTGTTCAGGTCTTTATTAGGTTTAGCTATTGATGAGTGTGATGATTAGTGTTTGGATGGGCTTAGCCCTGTTGTCTAGGTTTTCATTCGATTTTTTCCAGAAAATTAATTAATTAATAAGGCAAAAGCTTTTATGTACgtttatttttttattaaaaaacgAATATTAACACCGACCGGCAGGAGGAGGCCCTTGTCCTTCTTCATCGCCGGCTTCGGAAGCCTGAGGCCTGAGGGAAAATTCATTTCCCGCATCAGAGGCTCGTCTCCAAGACTCCCAAGCCACCGTCTCCCCTTCCTTCCCATCCAGAAATATTGGCCCCAAAACAGTTCGTCGCGCCCAGATCTCTCTATCGATCGGCGCGGCGAGTGGAGAATAACCGGAGCCTCCACAGGTCTGCCTCTGCTCTCTAATCCCGTTACTCGAGATCCAAGCGTGATTTTAGTCAGGCACGAAGAATTTGTGACGGGATTATTAGTGGGCAAACGCCGCGGCGCAGTTTTTCCTTAACCCACAGGCTCGACAATCTTGCAATCTCCGCCAATTCTACAAACCTAGTTCGATCAAGTTGTAAAGATGCAAATTTTACGACGCGTTCTGGATCACTAGCAAGTTCATGCTGCTTATACATGAAAACGTCCGGACTAGTCCCGACTAAAATTGAAGAGACGTATCCAGAAAAAAATTAGTTCAGACATACTACTACTACTTGGCTTGATTGAACTATCTTACCGCATGCCAActatcctcttctttttcatacatgatacatcacattgttttttttaattgtcCTCTGCGGTAAAATAAATagatgtcttagatttgtctaaaCATCACAAAGTAAAATTATTCTCCGCAGTTCAGACATACATCACAATGCTTTTCAGGCAGGAAGAATTTGTGAGTAGATTATTAATGGGCAAACCCCGCGGCGCCTTTGTTCCTTAGCCCAAGCTCTACGATCTCGCAATCTCCGCCACTTCTACAAACATAGTTCGATCAAGTAAACATGCAAGTTTTACGACGCATTCTGGATCACTAGCAAGTTCATGCTGCTTATATACTGCCTCTATCCATATAAAGGATGTCGCAAGTTTATCTaaattttgacactttttagtgtatagatacatcagaATTTGAACAAATATTCGATATCTTTTTATGGGCGAAGGGAGTATGAAACATCCAGACTAGTCGAGCCTAAAATTGAAGAGACGTATCCAGAAAAATTAGTATAGGTGTACTACTACTTCGCTTGATTGGACTATCTTAGCGCATGCCAACTATCCTCTTGTTTTTCATACATCATCACAATGTGAATTCCAATTTTTAGACACATATTGGAACTTCTACCAAAATATCCCATTTATGAGACTTTAAACATGGTTTAGCCCCAAATTACCATTTTTCTTTTTATTGCTAGATAGGATAGGGATGATAGGTCGTTGAGGAGCAACAAAAATGTAAATATCAGAGGACCTCATGGACGATTATGTCCAAACTTCTTTAATCCATATGTTCCATTCCTCATTATCGTTTTGATATTTTTGGACCCCAATCATCACCTAACACCTTGCCTAATGTACACACATCAGAAAACAAAACAAGGGGCCAAAGCTTTAAAAATGGATAATCTATATGAATTTTCACTCGGCAGGGTAATTAGTGTCACAAGTGCATAACTAGAGGGTAAAACGTGGAATTCACTCTCTTTTTTTATTATTCTCGGCAGTAAAACAAAATGGGCAACTATCTGACAAGTGCAAGCACACCAGAGAAACATGTCTGGGTTAAACCAGCGACAAGATCCACGAATGACGGGGGAGGACCAAGCATTAAACTTCAAGACCTTCCAGAGGTATGCTGAGATTACCTTTTGATTGTATTTTCAGGCTAAATGGATTTTCTGAACTAAAAAGTATGTTTTTCCCCTTTTTGCTGAAGGATTTTTTGTCCACAATTTTAGCAAAACTACCTGCAGAGGAGGTTGTACGGACCAGTGTTTTGTCAAGCGAGTGGAGATGGATGTGGACAGCTTGCCCCAAACTACATTTCAATGGTGTCGACGGTGCGCGTAGGAATGGGGGGAACCAAAATTCCCAGATGTTCATCGACGGTGTTAATGCAGTTTTGCAAAAGCACCGTGGGAAGTTTGTCGATAACCTTGAGATTAAATTTATAGCCGAGAACAAGCACGTTTACCATATCAATAACTGGATTAGGTTTGCCATATCGTCCCGGACAAGGAAGCTAGCTTTTGATTTGGCCTCGCCACCTAATGGTCAGGGACACCGTGATCATTACAGGTTCCCATTTGAACTTCTAGACAAGGAAAGTGTATGCTGCCTACAGTGTCTTCAACTTAGCTTTGTTTGTTTAAAACCTCCTTCCCAGTTTATAGGCCTTCCAAACCTAAGAAAGCTTGAACTCTATTTAGTGAAAACCACTAGGCGGGATCTCGAGAATATGTTGTGTAGTTGCTGTAAACTTGAGCGGCTGAGCCTAGTCAGATGTCATCTGAACGATGAACTGAGGGTCACTCAGCCATTGTCCCACCTACAGTACTTGCAAGTAATTTGCTGCAGGCTTACCAAGATAGAGTTTCACGCTGCAAATCTCTCCACCTTTGTGTATGATGGATCTTGCATACCTTTTTCCCTCCATCATGCTTCCAAACTGGAAAATGCAAAAATTTCCTTTACCGGTGCTATTTTACAGCATGTTGCAAAATCACTTCTCGACGGTCTACCAAATGTACAAAACCTGACATTGCAGTTAGCACTTTGGTGGTTAGAGGTATATTGGAGCTAATACTCAAATTATTATTTAGCTTGTGTAACTTAGTTTTGCAATAACctttggtgttttatctttcagactCGATGGATGTTAAATATCCCCCGCATGTTTTCTCAGCTCAGGCATTTGCAACTAATGCTGCTCATACCTATTGGAGAAACTGACAAAATTCTCTACTTATTAGTTTCTTTAATAAGGGCTGTTCCGCTCATTGAAAAGTTGGAAGTACATGTGAGTAACATTctggcttattcttatgggaataTATGGTTTCCATCATGTAGTTGTCATGAAAGCCTAGGTAATCTGTTCAATATTTCGTTCAAACATTTTTTACCATCTGCTGAATTATATATCCCAATGCTTATTGTTAGTTCACCAGATCAGTTTTTTTTCAGATGATAATGTTCATTACTTCTGTTGAGACATGTATGCAATGACTATTCCTTTTGTGCTTACCATAACAGTAGCGCAATAATATCAGCTTTACTAGAACAGACAAAAACATTCATCTTCAGTACGCTGATTTTGTTCCACCTAAAAGTTACAACAATCAAGTTGCAATACCAATCTTAACGTCGTATTTGCACTTCTGCAGTTTCATGGGATTTCTACTTCGTGGTTCGCAAATTATGGACCTCTCAGACAAGAAATCCCGCCGTGTGACTATGCGCATCTGAAGAGTATTCATGTTACGGCTTTTAGAGCGGCAAGAAGCCAAGTTGAATTCCTTCTGCATGTGTTATGCCCCTGCTGTACAGGTTGTGACTTTGGATACAGCTCAAAGACTAACCGACGCTCGGAATCCAGATGAAATAGACCCAACACAGAGTAGTGTAGCCTTTGATGTTGTTAGAGGCCCCTTACTTGAGAAACTCCCGTCGCATGCAAAGCTTTTCCTTGTTTGAGATAGCGATAGAACAGATCTAATATATGAGCATACTGGTTGTAGAAACATCTTATATCATGGGATGGAGGGTGTGGTAAAATATGACCAATTGGACAACCTTATCAAAGAATATGGGCGCGCAACAAGTAGTCGACCGCGAGCTACCCCACATGGAAATGTTACATATTATGGTGATCGTTGCCTATGTGGATAGGCCACTTCGGCCACATACATTTCCGTGTCCGCTATTGACATCTACCAGGATGGTAGAACAGCAAGGCGTCAATAAATTTTTTTTTAGAAACATCATTTCTTTGCATTCCTTCTAAATTATGATCTTTTACTCTTTTCAAAGGTCTTATATGTATCGGCCATCATCTTACAAAATAATAGTAGATGTGTACGTCTCAGAAGTACCAACAGTCCACACACTATACTGATACAGCATACTAGTTTTCCTCTTAGAATAAAACTTGCatgttttattgatcaaatgcaggAATTGATACTGAATCATGGGTTCGATAAGCCATAAGTGGTGCCCTTGTCCTAAAGAAAGAGCAAACTGAGATAAACCATaagcttcattttttgaatttataCCCTCAGATTTATAGGCGACCTCTTCAAAGTCAGGTCTGCGCATCAAGATTTCTCTGACAATCGGTGCATATTGTCCACTGGTTCCATCAGCAATATCTGTGATTACTTGTTTGCAGTCGCTAGCAGCAACAGTTCTTCCTAGACGGAGGTCCACCGCAAGCGATAAGGCTTCTCGACAGGCTACTGCCTCCAGAGAAGCAGGCTCCATGTCACACCCTGGAAGACGATCGTCAATGAGCCGCGCGGTGCCCAAACCGTTATTTCTTGACACCGCTCTGTCAACATTAGCTTTCAATTGATTTGTCAGAGGGAGGGATCCATCTCGGTGCGGGATTG encodes:
- the LOC127301229 gene encoding LOW QUALITY PROTEIN: F-box protein At5g03100 (The sequence of the model RefSeq protein was modified relative to this genomic sequence to represent the inferred CDS: inserted 2 bases in 1 codon): MGNYLTSASTPEKHVWVKPATRSTNDGGGPSIKLQDLPEDFLSTILAKLPAEEVVRTSVLSSEWRWMWTACPKLHFNGVDGARRNGGNQNSQMFIDGVNAVLQKHRGKFVDNLEIKFIAENKHVYHINNWIRFAISSRTRKLAFDLASPPNGQGHRDHYRFPFELLDKESVCCLQCLQLSFVCLKPPSQFIGLPNLRKLELYLVKTTRRDLENMLCSCCKLERLSLVRCHLNDELRVTQPLSHLQYLQVICCRLTKIEFHAANLSTFVYDGSCIPFSLHHASKLENAKISFTGAILQHVAKSLLDGLPNVQNLTLQLALWWLETRWMLNIPRMFSQLRHLQLMLLIPIGETDKILYLLVSLIRAVPLIEKLEVHFHGISTSWFANYGPLRQEIPPCDYAHLKSIHVTAFRAARSQVEFLLHVLXAPAVQVVTLDTAQRLTDARNPDEIDPTQSSVAFDVVRGPLLEKLPSHAKLFLV